Within the Spirochaetota bacterium genome, the region TCTGGGCCGGGATCGCCGTCCTCCTGCTCAGGCTCGATATGCGCGTCACGCGCCTGGAGAAGAAACTCGATGCGTAAAAAACTGATACTCTTCGGCCTTGTCGCGCTGTTCATCGCGATCGCCGCCTTCTCCATGCGGGGCATGCTCACCCCGTACGTGGCCTTCCGCGAGGCCATGGAAACGGGAAGCTTCGTCCAGGTAATCGGCGCGCTCGAAAAAAACGTGCCCGTCGAGCGCACCCGTGACGGGTTCAGCTTCACGCTCCGCGACAATGACGGCACGCTCATGAGGGTGACCGCCGCGGGGCCCGAACCGGCGAACCTCACCCACGCCGACAAGGTGGTCGCGCTGGGAACCTACAGCACTGCGTCCGCGCTCTTCGTCGCGGACAAGATCCTCGTGAAGTGCCCCTCGAAATACACCAAGGAAAAAAAGAAATGAATTTCGGATTCATCCTCATACTGCTCGCGCTCATGATGTCCGCGGTGTCGCTGTTTTTCTACCTGCGCAGTCCGGGCGACACGCGCATGCGCGCGGCCGCGCGCCGGACCTGGTACCTGGCGGGGGGGGCCATGGGGGCGGCGATGCTCCTGCTCCTCGCGTATTTCCTCCTGCACCGCTTCGAATTCGCCTATGTCCATGATTATTCCTCCCGCGACCTGCACCCGGCCTACCTTGTCGCGGCGCTATGGGCCGGCCAGGAGGGGAGCATTTTATTGTGGACGCTCATGGTCTCCGCCTGCGGCGTGTTCGTGATCGCGAAGAACGAGAACGACGAACGGCTCATTATGGCGGTGCTGCTCTCGGTCAAGATCGCCCTTCTCGTCTTGCTCACCGTGCACAGTCCCTTCCGCTACGTGTGGGAGGACGGCTCCGGCCAATTCGCGATCGGCGTCGTCCCGCCGGACGGAGCGGGACTCAACGCGCTTTTAAAAGACCCATGGATGGTGGTTCACCCGCCGGCCCTGTTCGCGGGCTACGCCACCGCCGCGGTTCCCTTCGCCTACGCGATCGCCGCGCTCGCGGGCCGTGATTTTTCCGGCTGGGCGATTCGCGCGCGGGGATGGGTTCTGGTCTCCGCGGCGACCCTGGGGATAGGCATCTTCCTGGGCGGGTACTGGGCCTACAAGGTGCTGGGATGGGGAGGCTACTGGGGCTGGGACCCGGTGGAAAACTCCTCGCTCATTCCCTGGCTCGTGATCCTCGCCCTCCTGCACGGCCTCATCCTGCAGCGCCGCAAGGGCGGCCTGGTGCGGACGAACCTGGGGCTTGCGCTCGCGTCCTTCGTATTGGTGGTATACGCCACGTTCCTGACCCGCAGCGGCGTGCTTTCCGATTTTTCCGTGCATTCGTTCGGCGACCTGGGGCTTTCGAAATACCTGCTGGTTATCCTGTTTATCTTCGCCGGCGGATCGCTCTTCCTGTACGCAGTCAGGCTTCCCGCCATGAAGGGCGCGCCCCTGAGCGCCCAGGCGCTCTCCTGGGACACGCTCATGTCCTTTGGTCTCGTAACGCTTCTATTCTACGCGCTGCTCATCCTCGCGGGAACCTCGATGCCCATACTCTCGTCGCTTTTTTCGGAGAAGCCCTTTTCAGTGCAGCAGGGCTTTTACACCCAGGTATCGGTACCCATGGGGATCCTCATACTCGCGTTCATGGGGCTTGCCCCGGTCAGCATGTTCATGGGGCGCACCAGGCCCTGGACTCTCGCGGCCGCGGGAGCGGCCGCCGTCGGGGCGGCGGTGCTCTTCAACATTTTTCTTACGACGGAGCCGGTCCCCTATATTTTCACGGCCCTCGCGTTTTTCTGCGCGATTCTCGCCGCGAAGGACCTGGCGACACTGAACGCGAAGGCGCTCCTGGCCTCGCGCATCGCTCACCTGGGCGTCGCGGTGATCGTCGCGGGGTTCATCACGTCCTCCTTCCATTCGGTATCCGAGAAGAAGGAACTCGTACAGGGAAAAGCGGAAAATGTCCTGGGGGAATCGATAACCTTCAAGGAATTCCGCGCGGGAGAGAAACCCGCGCTCATTTTCACCCGGGAGACGCCCGGGGGTCCCCAGGAGCTCGCCACCCCATATTTCAACGATACGCACGGAAAGCTCGTCAAGGAGCCGGCCATACGGTACGGCTTCGTCCATGATCTCTACGTA harbors:
- a CDS encoding cytochrome c maturation protein CcmE; its protein translation is MRKKLILFGLVALFIAIAAFSMRGMLTPYVAFREAMETGSFVQVIGALEKNVPVERTRDGFSFTLRDNDGTLMRVTAAGPEPANLTHADKVVALGTYSTASALFVADKILVKCPSKYTKEKKK